A genomic segment from Oncorhynchus clarkii lewisi isolate Uvic-CL-2024 chromosome 12, UVic_Ocla_1.0, whole genome shotgun sequence encodes:
- the LOC139422770 gene encoding procathepsin L-like, whose amino-acid sequence MTALYLAVLVLCVSAVCAAPRFDSQLEDHWHLWKNWHSKHYHESEEGWRRMVWEKNLKKIEIHNLEHTMGKHSYRLGMNHFGDMTNEEFRQTMNGYKQTTERKFKGSLFMEPNYLQAPKAVDWREKGYVTPVKDQGSCGSCWAFSTTGAMEGQQFRKTGKLVSLSEQNLVDCSRPEGNEGCNGGLMDQAFQYIQDNAGLDTEESYPYVGTDEDPCHYKPEFSAANETGFVDIPSGKEHAMMKAVAAVGPVSVAIDAGHESFQFYESGIYYEKECSSEELDHGVLVVGYGFEGEDVDGKKYWIVKNSWSEKWGDKGYIYMAKDRKNHCGIATASSYPLV is encoded by the exons ATGACGGCACTGTACTTGGCAGTGTTGGTGCTCTGTGTGAGTGCTGTGTGTGCGGCTCCTAGGTTTGACTCTCAGTTGGAGGACCATTGGCACCTGTGGAAAAACTGGCACAGCAAGCACTACCATGAG AGCGAGGAGGGCTGGAGGAGGATGGTTTGGGAGAAAAACCTGAAGAAGATTGAGATTCACAACCTCGAACACACCATGGGAAAACACTCCTACCGTCTGGGCATGAACCACTTTGGTGACATG ACCAATGAAGAGTTCAGGCAGACGATGAACGGCTACAAGCAGACGACTGAGAGGAAGTTCAAGGGCTCTCTGTTCATGGAACCCAACTACCTGCAGGCACCTAAAGCTGTTGATTGGAGGGAGAAGGGCTACGTCACTCCCGTCAAGGACCAG GGATCATGTGGGTCTTGCTGGGCGTTCAGCACCACCGGGGCCATGGAGGGCCAGCAGTTCAGGAAGACTGGCAAGCTGGTGTCTCTGAGTGAACAGAACCTGGTGGACTGCTCCAGACCGGAGGGCAACGAGGGCTGTAACGGTGGGCTCATGGACCAGGCCTTCCAGTACATCCAGGACAACGCCGGCCTCGACACAGAGGAGTCCTACCCCTACGTCGGCACT GATGAGGACCCTTGCCACTACAAGCCAGAGTTCAGTGCTGCCAACGAGACTGGCTTTGTGGACATCCCCAGTGGCAAGGAGCATGCTATGATGAAGGCTGTGGCTGCAGTCGGTCCTGTCTCTGTTGCCATCGATGCCGGCCACGAGTCCTTTCAGTTCTATGAGTCTG GGATCTACTATGAGAAGGAGTGCAGCAGTGAGGAGTTGGACCATGGTGTTCTAGTGGTGGGATATGGTTTTGAAGGAGAGGATGTGGATGGCAAGAAATACTGGATTGTCAAGAACAG CTGGAGTGAGAAATGGGGAGACAAAGGCTATATCTACATGGCCAAAGACAGGAAGAACCACTGTGGTATCGCCACGGCATCCAGCTACCCACTGGTCTAG